Proteins found in one Alicyclobacillus cycloheptanicus genomic segment:
- a CDS encoding YkvI family membrane protein, with amino-acid sequence MRTRRSFLAFQVGCTYIGTVVGAGFASGQEIYQFFGRFGDWAYFAIPIAVLLFSWIGYRIMLVGHQLRARSYHEVNAYLFGPAVGRVMDAVLMVMLFGVTVAMLAGAGELFRERLQVSFWVGAIATLLLTLATVLRGMAGLLEANTVIVPLMVSFMLFALGHSLFSVGARAPWVAGQFLGTGHPVLAGVSAILYAALNLGLAAGVLIPLGADIEHIDTLRAGARLGASGLGVMLFAVTFTLFAHYPQALQFQVPMAYIAAQFGKTWQWVFVAVLWGEIFSTLVGNVYAIGAQFAGENQRRMNVTAAVILVLALALCQVGFSNIVHYGYTVFGWASLTLLAALLWPRPEPPSA; translated from the coding sequence GTGCGCACGCGTCGAAGCTTTCTCGCCTTTCAGGTAGGCTGTACATACATCGGAACGGTTGTTGGCGCCGGATTCGCTTCCGGGCAGGAGATTTATCAGTTCTTCGGGCGGTTTGGCGACTGGGCTTACTTTGCGATCCCGATTGCCGTCCTCTTGTTCAGCTGGATTGGCTACCGCATCATGCTGGTCGGCCACCAGCTGCGCGCGCGCTCGTACCACGAGGTGAACGCGTACCTGTTTGGACCGGCGGTGGGGCGCGTGATGGACGCCGTGCTGATGGTGATGCTGTTCGGGGTGACGGTGGCCATGCTCGCCGGCGCGGGGGAACTGTTCCGCGAGCGGCTGCAGGTGTCGTTCTGGGTTGGCGCCATCGCGACGCTGTTGCTGACCCTGGCGACTGTCTTGCGCGGGATGGCGGGGCTGCTGGAGGCAAACACCGTGATTGTCCCCTTAATGGTGTCCTTTATGCTGTTCGCGCTGGGGCACTCCCTGTTCAGCGTGGGTGCGCGCGCTCCGTGGGTGGCAGGTCAGTTCCTCGGCACCGGCCATCCAGTTCTGGCGGGCGTGTCGGCCATCTTGTACGCGGCGCTGAACCTCGGCCTGGCGGCAGGTGTGCTCATCCCGCTGGGGGCCGATATCGAACACATCGACACCTTGCGCGCCGGGGCACGCCTGGGTGCTTCCGGGCTTGGCGTGATGCTGTTTGCCGTGACGTTCACGTTGTTCGCGCACTATCCCCAGGCCCTGCAGTTCCAGGTTCCGATGGCCTACATCGCCGCGCAGTTCGGGAAGACCTGGCAATGGGTGTTTGTGGCGGTGTTGTGGGGTGAAATTTTTTCGACGCTGGTGGGCAACGTGTACGCCATCGGCGCACAGTTTGCGGGTGAGAACCAGCGGCGCATGAACGTCACGGCGGCTGTCATCCTGGTTCTGGCGCTTGCGCTGTGCCAGGTCGGGTTTTCGAACATCGTTCACTATGGGTACACCGTGTTCGGCTGGGCAAGTCTGACCTTGCTCGCAGCCCTGTTGTGGCCGCGGCCTGAGCCCCCCTCTGCTTGA
- the dapB gene encoding 4-hydroxy-tetrahydrodipicolinate reductase has product MQKPTHPDTSIEKPPIRIAIAGAAGKMGKEAYAALAADDRFEIAAVLVRNPALAEPFPVPAFADAKTLLEEVEIDVWLDLTDATSVVSHADLALAANVRPVLGATGYLPEDIDRWRAQCDELGIGGIAAPNFAIGALLMTRFAAEAARFYPHAEIIELHHDGKRDAPSGTAKRTAEAMAQARAQSGVHDLAATVVSSQGQKVDEGSKAASTSARSVSFGYAAGDTPVMGTAAADAKAADAASQARGLRVGEVPVHSIRLPGLVAHQEVLFGGTGEVLTIRHDSLSRSSFMPGILYCCAKVMELRQFVYGLEHLLW; this is encoded by the coding sequence ATGCAGAAACCGACGCATCCGGACACATCCATCGAAAAACCCCCTATCCGCATCGCGATCGCCGGCGCAGCTGGCAAAATGGGTAAGGAAGCGTACGCGGCGCTTGCCGCAGACGACCGCTTCGAAATCGCAGCAGTCCTGGTCAGAAATCCAGCGCTGGCCGAACCATTTCCGGTGCCCGCGTTCGCGGATGCAAAAACCCTGCTCGAGGAGGTCGAGATCGACGTCTGGCTGGACCTGACCGACGCGACCTCCGTCGTATCGCACGCTGACTTGGCACTGGCTGCCAACGTTCGACCCGTGCTCGGTGCGACCGGCTATTTGCCGGAGGATATTGACCGTTGGCGGGCGCAGTGTGATGAACTGGGCATCGGCGGGATTGCGGCACCCAATTTTGCGATCGGTGCGCTCTTGATGACCCGCTTTGCCGCAGAAGCCGCGCGCTTTTACCCACACGCGGAAATCATCGAACTTCACCATGACGGAAAGCGCGACGCGCCGTCTGGAACCGCAAAGCGCACGGCCGAAGCGATGGCACAGGCACGCGCACAGAGCGGGGTGCACGACCTCGCCGCAACCGTCGTGTCTTCACAGGGGCAAAAAGTGGACGAGGGGTCGAAGGCCGCGTCCACGTCGGCCCGCTCCGTGTCTTTTGGATATGCTGCCGGGGACACGCCGGTCATGGGCACGGCGGCAGCCGACGCCAAGGCGGCGGACGCCGCTTCGCAAGCACGCGGGCTGCGGGTCGGCGAAGTCCCGGTACACAGCATTCGGCTCCCCGGGCTGGTTGCACACCAGGAGGTGCTGTTCGGCGGAACGGGAGAAGTGCTGACGATTCGGCACGACTCACTGTCGCGATCGAGCTTTATGCCTGGCATTCTCTACTGCTGCGCGAAGGTGATGGAACTTCGCCAGTTCGTCTACGGACTCGAGCATCTGCTCTGGTAG
- the mgsA gene encoding methylglyoxal synthase, which translates to MKIALIAHDRKKDMMVDFALAYRHIFVDHTLFATGTTGQRIMEATGLSVTRVQSGPYGGDQQIGAKIAEDQMDLVIFLRDPLTAQPHEPDITALLRLCDVHNIPVATNLATAEALLRSLERGDLDWRRAVNGEEETHEI; encoded by the coding sequence TTGAAGATCGCGTTGATTGCCCATGACCGAAAGAAGGACATGATGGTCGACTTTGCACTCGCGTACCGGCACATCTTTGTCGACCACACCCTGTTTGCGACCGGCACCACCGGACAGCGCATCATGGAAGCCACCGGGCTTTCCGTCACGCGGGTGCAGTCGGGCCCCTATGGCGGCGACCAGCAAATCGGTGCCAAGATTGCGGAGGACCAGATGGATCTCGTCATCTTTCTCAGGGACCCGCTGACCGCCCAGCCGCACGAACCGGACATCACCGCGCTCCTGCGCTTGTGCGACGTACATAACATTCCGGTGGCGACCAATCTGGCCACGGCCGAAGCCCTCCTGCGTTCGCTCGAACGCGGCGACCTGGACTGGCGCAGGGCGGTGAACGGGGAAGAGGAGACCCACGAGATATGA
- the ylbJ gene encoding sporulation integral membrane protein YlbJ, whose protein sequence is MKSQQKSRWSTTLLGLMVVLFTLALVVYPKEGFEAGLGGMKLFWHTVFPSLLPFFILAEFMLGLGVVRGFGVILEPLMRPLFSVPGIGAFALSMGLAAGYPMDAVITARFRQQNLCSRVEGERLLAFTNTADPLFMIGAVAVGMFKSPEIGALLAVAHYISAFLVGVSFKLWGRRVEQADHDENPVAPVPAGTPHGTSAKRGNLFLRAFHEMIAAREEDGRPFGKIMRDAVVESMQTLIMICGFIVFFSVLIDVLRVSGLIQVIGWPIAVVYHVFGIHSGLVPPTLAGILEIDVGTAQAAAVQAAPMLQKLALVSAIIAWSGLSVHAQVASVLTETDIRMRPYFLARFLHAAFAAVVTVVLYALGMGHVAATMASSLPAFAAAQTMTGQLPWWHVMEASLDLWLLLFALLAVLSVALWVVRKIRVVAWRV, encoded by the coding sequence TTGAAATCACAGCAAAAGAGCCGCTGGTCCACGACCTTGCTTGGTTTAATGGTGGTGTTGTTTACACTTGCCCTCGTGGTATACCCAAAGGAAGGGTTCGAAGCGGGACTCGGAGGGATGAAGTTGTTCTGGCACACCGTCTTTCCCTCACTTCTCCCCTTTTTCATCCTTGCTGAATTCATGTTGGGGCTCGGGGTTGTGCGGGGCTTCGGTGTCATTTTGGAGCCTTTGATGCGGCCGCTGTTCAGCGTCCCTGGCATCGGCGCGTTCGCACTGTCGATGGGGCTGGCTGCAGGGTATCCCATGGACGCCGTGATCACGGCACGCTTTCGCCAGCAAAACCTCTGCTCTCGCGTGGAAGGGGAGCGGCTGCTGGCGTTCACGAACACCGCTGACCCGCTGTTTATGATTGGCGCTGTGGCCGTCGGGATGTTCAAGTCCCCGGAGATTGGTGCGCTGCTCGCGGTAGCCCATTACATTTCCGCCTTTCTGGTGGGGGTCAGCTTCAAGCTGTGGGGACGCCGGGTGGAGCAAGCCGATCACGATGAGAACCCTGTCGCACCGGTTCCTGCCGGCACGCCGCACGGAACTTCCGCGAAAAGGGGCAACCTGTTTCTGCGGGCGTTCCACGAAATGATTGCAGCTCGAGAGGAAGACGGCCGGCCGTTCGGGAAAATCATGCGCGATGCGGTCGTGGAGTCGATGCAGACCCTCATCATGATTTGCGGATTTATCGTTTTCTTCTCGGTGTTGATTGACGTCCTGCGCGTATCCGGACTGATTCAAGTGATTGGCTGGCCAATTGCCGTGGTGTACCACGTTTTCGGGATCCACAGTGGATTGGTGCCGCCGACGCTGGCCGGGATTTTGGAGATTGACGTTGGTACCGCACAGGCGGCGGCCGTTCAAGCTGCGCCCATGCTGCAGAAGCTGGCGCTGGTCAGCGCCATCATTGCCTGGAGCGGGCTGTCCGTCCACGCGCAGGTTGCCAGTGTGCTGACGGAGACGGACATTCGGATGCGTCCATACTTCCTCGCGCGCTTTCTGCACGCGGCGTTCGCCGCCGTCGTCACGGTCGTCTTGTATGCCCTCGGGATGGGCCATGTCGCCGCAACCATGGCGTCCTCCCTCCCCGCATTCGCAGCCGCCCAAACCATGACCGGGCAGCTGCCGTGGTGGCATGTGATGGAGGCCAGTCTTGATTTGTGGCTGCTCCTGTTTGCCTTGCTGGCGGTCCTCTCTGTCGCGCTGTGGGTGGTTCGGAAGATTCGCGTCGTCGCGTGGCGCGTTTGA
- a CDS encoding nucleotide pyrophosphohydrolase: MTLAEVQARVDAYIGQFQEGYFTPMTLVVRLAEELGELAREVNHHYGEKPKKPTEAQGSIALELGDLLFVITCLANRLHIDLEQSFVDVMNKFETRDRDRWTRLVQPPPDAGDKRLE; the protein is encoded by the coding sequence ATGACACTGGCTGAGGTCCAGGCTCGCGTAGATGCCTACATCGGACAGTTTCAGGAAGGTTACTTTACCCCCATGACCCTCGTCGTCCGATTGGCAGAGGAACTCGGGGAATTGGCGCGTGAGGTCAATCACCACTACGGAGAAAAGCCGAAGAAGCCGACGGAAGCACAAGGCAGCATTGCGCTCGAACTAGGCGATCTCCTGTTTGTCATCACCTGCCTCGCGAACCGGCTGCACATTGACCTCGAACAGTCGTTCGTCGATGTGATGAACAAGTTTGAAACACGCGATCGCGATCGCTGGACACGCCTTGTGCAGCCGCCGCCGGACGCCGGTGACAAGCGCTTGGAGTGA
- a CDS encoding tetratricopeptide repeat protein: MSGENYLRAAYSYLYIGEFGKASEAFQRAIEEDPQNAAYYFHGSVTALRNGQTERALCWAKQAAQLKPDDALYGAHLAMVESVLYTKQGTHALETGALEEARQALQEAVATNPLNEEAHALLEQLGPLEQPGPAE; the protein is encoded by the coding sequence ATGTCAGGCGAGAATTACCTGCGCGCGGCGTACTCCTACTTATATATTGGTGAATTCGGCAAGGCGTCCGAGGCGTTTCAGCGGGCAATTGAGGAAGACCCGCAAAACGCTGCGTACTATTTTCACGGGTCCGTGACCGCACTTCGCAACGGACAGACGGAACGGGCGCTCTGCTGGGCGAAACAAGCGGCCCAGTTGAAGCCCGACGACGCCTTGTACGGGGCACACCTGGCGATGGTAGAGTCTGTGCTCTACACAAAGCAGGGGACACACGCGCTCGAGACTGGCGCGCTGGAGGAAGCGCGGCAGGCGCTGCAGGAGGCTGTGGCGACCAACCCATTGAATGAAGAAGCACACGCCCTGCTCGAACAGCTTGGGCCCCTCGAACAGCCTGGGCCCGCGGAATAA
- a CDS encoding YitT family protein, with product MWRQVWKWGSILVGALIYSVGLNAFLVANHLAEGGLVGISLLFLYKLHWPLWITFLLFNIPLLIPGWRLFGHEFILKTAVGVGAVSLFTALTSHLQMPTADPLLAALYAGVVTGFGLGIIFRAGATTGGSDIIARLARHFYGIEMGRSLFAIDVLVLVLIAFEIGRQTAMVSLVALFVASRVVDFVMSGVRAGKAVMIISDHNQAIINAIHDKLERGTTLLQARGGYTGDARQVVYCVVPRDELMRLQRIVSEIDPRAFVVINDVHEVLGEGFSYDGPEDAPGSAK from the coding sequence ATGTGGAGGCAGGTTTGGAAGTGGGGGTCCATTCTGGTCGGCGCCCTGATTTATTCGGTTGGACTGAATGCGTTTTTGGTTGCGAACCACCTTGCAGAGGGCGGGCTGGTCGGCATCTCCCTGCTGTTTCTCTACAAACTGCACTGGCCTTTGTGGATCACGTTTCTCCTGTTCAACATCCCGCTGCTGATTCCGGGCTGGCGTCTGTTCGGCCACGAGTTCATCCTCAAGACGGCCGTTGGCGTTGGTGCCGTATCGTTGTTCACAGCACTCACATCCCATCTTCAGATGCCCACCGCCGACCCGTTGCTCGCTGCGCTCTACGCGGGCGTCGTCACTGGCTTTGGCCTTGGCATCATCTTCCGCGCGGGCGCCACAACTGGCGGATCCGACATCATTGCGCGTTTGGCCAGGCACTTCTATGGCATTGAAATGGGCCGCAGCTTGTTCGCCATCGACGTGCTGGTCCTTGTGCTCATTGCGTTTGAAATTGGTCGACAGACCGCGATGGTCTCCCTGGTCGCGTTGTTTGTCGCTAGCCGCGTGGTCGACTTCGTCATGTCCGGTGTCCGTGCTGGAAAGGCGGTCATGATTATCTCCGACCACAACCAGGCCATCATCAACGCCATCCACGACAAGCTGGAACGCGGCACGACCCTGCTGCAGGCGCGCGGCGGGTACACGGGGGATGCGCGCCAGGTCGTTTACTGTGTGGTGCCGCGGGACGAGTTGATGCGCCTGCAGCGCATTGTGTCGGAGATAGACCCTCGGGCGTTTGTAGTCATCAACGACGTCCACGAAGTCCTCGGCGAAGGGTTCTCGTATGACGGACCCGAAGATGCTCCGGGTTCCGCAAAATAA
- a CDS encoding YpiB family protein, producing MGSTVTVAEKKHFLRWFLTNYQLQSREAEMLIRYMMTRENVLRRVHFVENFRQLSRVIVVSTTCVSVAPFRYYRRNKPVSNDVEQAFLDLYQHPDEDVYVGLFFKDRASCNAYAAVVEEVAPAELEPAIKEMVALQADWVIEQSLRSYQRLKLMELVNAALDNGDREAFYRASRQLIEFDAIETPSAS from the coding sequence GTGGGTAGCACAGTGACAGTCGCCGAAAAAAAGCATTTTCTTCGCTGGTTCCTGACCAACTATCAACTGCAAAGCCGCGAAGCGGAGATGCTGATCCGGTACATGATGACGCGCGAGAATGTGCTGCGCCGAGTCCATTTCGTGGAAAACTTCCGCCAACTGTCGCGCGTCATCGTCGTCTCCACAACTTGTGTCAGCGTCGCGCCGTTCCGCTACTACCGAAGGAACAAACCGGTTTCCAACGACGTGGAACAGGCATTCCTGGACCTCTACCAGCACCCCGACGAAGACGTGTACGTGGGGCTGTTTTTCAAGGATCGCGCTTCCTGCAACGCCTATGCCGCCGTCGTGGAGGAAGTGGCCCCGGCGGAGCTGGAGCCTGCCATCAAGGAAATGGTGGCCTTGCAGGCAGACTGGGTCATTGAACAGTCTCTGCGGTCCTATCAGCGATTGAAGCTGATGGAGCTGGTGAATGCGGCGTTGGACAACGGAGACCGCGAGGCGTTCTACCGCGCCAGCCGGCAATTAATTGAGTTTGACGCCATCGAGACACCATCCGCCAGTTAG
- a CDS encoding menaquinol-cytochrome c reductase cytochrome b/c subunit → MAGGERIPGTPRYRHHLLKNPGTEPFFPNFLLKEWIVGAVFLLAFMLWVMFNPVPDGGGLANPQDTSFIPVPDWYFLFLYQILKYYPGSDITIGVVLVPFIGTLLLIAVPWLDIQKSRHPYKRPLATGGIVLATLLTIWLTNEAAVQHNAEVAAANGGGALSAGLVQLPKIPASQIHLVDTSDPGYKIFESQCATCHGQSAEGQIGPPIYAIGAHWNYNQILSFVNKGMGAMPPKGGLTSESQVEQVVKWLSKQKG, encoded by the coding sequence ATGGCTGGAGGCGAACGAATTCCAGGCACGCCGCGGTACCGTCATCATCTTTTGAAGAATCCGGGAACGGAGCCGTTTTTCCCAAACTTCTTGCTCAAGGAATGGATTGTTGGCGCGGTCTTTTTGCTGGCCTTTATGCTCTGGGTCATGTTCAACCCCGTCCCGGACGGGGGCGGTTTGGCCAACCCGCAGGATACATCGTTCATTCCGGTGCCGGACTGGTACTTCTTGTTCCTGTATCAAATTCTCAAGTACTACCCCGGCAGCGACATCACCATCGGGGTGGTGCTGGTGCCGTTCATCGGCACCTTGCTGCTCATCGCGGTGCCGTGGCTGGATATCCAGAAGAGCCGCCATCCCTACAAACGTCCGCTTGCAACGGGCGGCATTGTATTGGCTACCCTGCTGACCATCTGGTTGACCAACGAGGCGGCCGTGCAGCACAATGCGGAAGTTGCTGCCGCGAACGGCGGCGGGGCACTCAGCGCGGGGCTCGTTCAGCTGCCGAAGATTCCAGCTTCCCAAATCCACCTCGTGGATACGTCGGACCCTGGCTATAAAATCTTCGAAAGCCAGTGCGCTACCTGCCACGGTCAATCCGCGGAAGGTCAGATTGGGCCTCCGATTTACGCCATCGGCGCACACTGGAACTACAACCAAATTCTCTCGTTCGTCAACAAAGGGATGGGTGCAATGCCCCCGAAAGGCGGCTTGACATCGGAGAGTCAGGTAGAACAGGTTGTCAAGTGGCTGTCGAAGCAAAAAGGATGA
- the qcrB gene encoding menaquinol-cytochrome c reductase cytochrome b subunit, giving the protein MLKKAYDWIDERLNVTPLWRDVADHDVPAHVNPAVKMSAFVYCFGGLTFLVITTQILSGMFLAMYYTPDITNAWYSVQYITNEVLLGEVVRGMHFWGASLCIIMMFLHMLRVFFTGAYKAPREMNWVVGVLIFFVVLAFGFTGYLLPWNQKAYWATAVGTQIAGSIPLIGPYIQTLLVGSHTVGALTLTRFFAIHVFFLPAALLVLLALHFIMIRSQHIAGPL; this is encoded by the coding sequence ATGTTGAAGAAGGCGTACGACTGGATTGATGAACGTCTGAATGTTACGCCACTTTGGCGCGATGTGGCGGACCACGACGTGCCGGCGCACGTCAATCCAGCGGTCAAGATGTCTGCTTTCGTGTACTGTTTTGGTGGCCTGACATTCCTCGTCATCACAACGCAAATTTTGTCCGGCATGTTCCTCGCCATGTACTATACGCCGGACATCACCAACGCCTGGTACAGTGTCCAGTACATCACCAACGAGGTGCTGCTCGGAGAGGTCGTGCGAGGCATGCACTTCTGGGGCGCAAGTTTGTGCATCATCATGATGTTTCTGCACATGCTGCGCGTCTTCTTCACCGGCGCGTACAAGGCGCCGCGTGAGATGAACTGGGTGGTCGGCGTTCTCATTTTCTTTGTCGTCCTCGCGTTTGGCTTCACGGGTTACCTGTTGCCATGGAACCAGAAGGCGTACTGGGCAACGGCGGTCGGTACGCAGATCGCTGGTTCGATTCCGCTCATTGGGCCTTATATTCAAACTCTGCTGGTCGGCAGTCACACCGTCGGCGCGTTGACCCTGACTCGCTTCTTCGCGATTCACGTGTTCTTCCTGCCTGCCGCGCTGCTCGTGTTGTTGGCGCTGCACTTTATTATGATTCGCAGCCAGCACATTGCAGGTCCGCTATAA
- a CDS encoding undecaprenyl-diphosphate phosphatase encodes MDWTQAVVLGVVQGITEFLPISSSGHLVLLQKLWHIQGDQLLFITLLHIGTLIAVLWAFRADIGWLIRHPLSRFSRMLFVALVPTALIGVLFEDAFDQLFASGATLGLEFVVTGVILWWMDSVTSGTKSQDDVRTSDAVWIGIFQGAAILPALSRSGLTIAGGLWRGLDRDTAGRFSFLVSIPAILGATVLELEKALSAPMGEGATPWGPMMVGTAAAVVAGYLSVRFTLWLLRHAQMRWFALYAWALAAFILADQLFFHHWFPPLVH; translated from the coding sequence ATGGACTGGACGCAGGCCGTCGTTCTGGGCGTTGTACAGGGCATCACGGAGTTTTTGCCAATCAGCAGTTCCGGCCACCTGGTGCTGCTGCAAAAGTTGTGGCACATCCAAGGTGACCAGCTGCTGTTCATCACGCTTTTGCACATTGGCACGTTGATCGCGGTGCTATGGGCCTTCCGAGCGGACATCGGGTGGTTGATTCGGCACCCACTCAGCCGCTTCTCGCGCATGCTGTTTGTGGCGCTGGTACCAACGGCGCTGATTGGCGTCTTGTTTGAGGACGCCTTTGACCAACTGTTCGCAAGCGGCGCGACGTTAGGGCTCGAGTTTGTGGTAACCGGCGTCATTTTGTGGTGGATGGACAGCGTCACGTCGGGCACCAAGTCGCAAGACGACGTGCGGACGTCGGACGCAGTGTGGATCGGGATCTTCCAAGGAGCTGCCATTTTACCCGCGCTGTCGCGCTCCGGCCTGACCATTGCCGGCGGTTTATGGCGCGGCCTGGACCGCGACACGGCAGGCCGGTTTTCGTTTCTCGTCTCCATTCCGGCAATTTTGGGCGCGACCGTGCTGGAGCTGGAGAAGGCGCTGTCCGCCCCGATGGGGGAGGGGGCAACACCCTGGGGGCCCATGATGGTCGGGACAGCCGCCGCGGTCGTGGCCGGGTACTTATCCGTACGCTTCACGCTGTGGCTGCTGCGGCATGCGCAGATGCGGTGGTTCGCCCTGTACGCGTGGGCGCTGGCCGCCTTCATCCTGGCCGACCAGTTGTTCTTTCACCACTGGTTCCCGCCGCTGGTGCATTAA
- a CDS encoding helicase-associated domain-containing protein → MNLSECLNTADISTLRRIAERYDFSCSKYSKMALIQEILFSFRNKEFLAEHIQEWREGRERVMLRLCLDSRNVFSTEDLSGALSAAGCPEGTLDMALSEGWLYPTTRYAGRLMYCMPKELQAALRRAMIAEFASRLETSEEGPLTYQEEDYALSRDLDVFLEYVLHHDVRLTVDGSLYKRNLTQILELLEVPEEPLQGGWRFGYGRRFHDYPDRFALLYDYAYHNRLIDELEEGTLVVTPEADRWRNMSRTERQRALVRFYITLYRRPITRLPQIVQLVAHVSTAWVRSDVMLSALDAFVNDYYYDSKEQVWSTRILKMLTHLGVIRLGKDEHSVEWFQITKLGQQLLTPEALPEAEDGDTDRRRILIVQPNFEIVATADQPFVTSELALFTELRQTGAVRVYRITEERVQKGLMAGRSVMAWLDFVQNHAQTPVPGNVERTLQEWERQHTAASDIQHQDGPAAGS, encoded by the coding sequence GTGAACTTGTCGGAGTGCCTGAACACCGCTGACATTTCAACCCTGAGAAGAATTGCGGAGCGGTATGACTTTTCCTGCTCCAAGTACTCCAAGATGGCGCTCATTCAAGAAATCCTGTTTTCGTTTCGAAACAAGGAATTTCTGGCAGAACACATCCAGGAGTGGCGGGAGGGACGCGAGCGGGTGATGCTCCGGTTGTGCCTGGATTCGCGCAACGTGTTCTCGACAGAGGACCTGAGCGGCGCTCTGTCTGCCGCCGGCTGCCCAGAGGGGACCCTCGATATGGCACTGTCGGAAGGGTGGCTGTATCCGACCACGCGCTACGCCGGGCGTCTGATGTACTGCATGCCCAAGGAGCTTCAGGCAGCACTGCGGCGGGCCATGATTGCGGAGTTTGCATCCAGGCTCGAAACCTCCGAGGAGGGGCCGCTGACCTATCAGGAGGAAGACTATGCCTTGTCGCGCGATCTCGATGTCTTTCTTGAGTACGTGCTGCATCACGATGTGCGCCTGACTGTGGACGGCAGCCTGTACAAGCGCAACCTCACGCAGATTCTCGAACTGCTGGAAGTGCCGGAGGAGCCGCTGCAGGGCGGCTGGCGGTTTGGCTATGGGCGCCGCTTTCACGATTACCCGGACCGGTTTGCGCTGCTCTACGACTACGCCTATCACAACCGGCTGATTGACGAACTCGAGGAAGGCACACTCGTTGTCACGCCGGAAGCCGACCGGTGGCGCAACATGAGCCGCACGGAGCGTCAGCGTGCCTTGGTCCGCTTCTACATCACGCTGTACCGGCGCCCCATCACGCGGCTGCCGCAGATTGTTCAACTGGTCGCACACGTGTCCACCGCTTGGGTGCGCAGCGACGTCATGCTCTCAGCACTCGACGCGTTTGTGAATGACTACTACTATGACAGCAAGGAGCAGGTGTGGTCGACGCGAATTCTGAAGATGCTGACCCACCTCGGCGTGATTCGACTCGGAAAAGATGAACATTCTGTGGAGTGGTTTCAAATCACAAAACTTGGTCAACAATTGCTAACACCGGAAGCCCTTCCGGAGGCAGAGGACGGTGATACGGACAGGAGAAGAATCCTCATCGTTCAACCCAACTTCGAAATTGTGGCAACGGCTGACCAGCCTTTCGTCACATCGGAACTGGCGTTGTTCACGGAACTCCGGCAAACCGGCGCCGTTCGCGTGTACCGCATCACGGAAGAGCGTGTGCAAAAGGGACTGATGGCAGGAAGGTCGGTGATGGCTTGGCTGGACTTCGTGCAGAACCACGCACAGACGCCCGTTCCCGGCAACGTCGAACGGACCCTGCAGGAATGGGAACGGCAGCATACCGCAGCATCCGACATACAGCACCAGGACGGACCCGCCGCCGGATCGTGA